In Cololabis saira isolate AMF1-May2022 chromosome 1, fColSai1.1, whole genome shotgun sequence, the following proteins share a genomic window:
- the mmaa gene encoding methylmalonic aciduria type A protein, mitochondrial translates to MCHNMRRFGFCLLRPFPGSPLSVRGACRSSGLQPRVLPGPLTGPLTRHHSSIPGHRWRGLSSTAVPQHIQDLSGPEQRLLDKLYDGLISGQRASLAESITLVETQHPRKKELAQVLLQRVLAHRREQEGRRGGKPLAFRVGLSGPPGAGKSSFIEVAGKMLTGRGHKVAVLAVDPSSCTTGGSLLGDKTRMTELSRDMNAYIRPSPASGTLGGVTRTTNEAIVLCEGAGYDIVLVETVGVGQSEFAVADMVDMFVLLIPPAGGDELQGIKRGIIERADLVVVTKSDGDLLVPARRIQAEYTSALKLLRRKSKSWNPKVVHASSHTSEGIPEVWAKMESYRDAMLTSGELQGRRRDQQRVWMWSLIQESVLCHFQTHPSVREALPGLEERVTKGVISPGLAADLLLKAFSASS, encoded by the exons ATGTGCCACAACATGAGGCGGTTTGGTTTCTGTCTCCTCCGCCCCTTCCCCGGTTCCCCACTGAGTGTCCGGGGAGCCTGCAGATCCTCCGGCCTCCAACCGCGGGTTCTCCCCGGGCCCCTCACCGGGCCCCTCACCCGCCACCACAGCAGCATCCCGGGTCACCGCTGGAGGGGCCTGAGCAGCACCGCTGTCCCCCAGCACATCCAGGACCTGAGCGGGCCTGAGCAGAGGCTGCTGGATAAACTGTACGATGGGCTGATCTCGGGCCAGAGAGCGTCCCTGGCGGAGTCCATCACTCTGGTGGAGACGCAGCATCCCAGGAAGAAGGAGCTGGCTCAGGTGCTGCTGCAGAGGGTGCTGGCGCACAGGAGGGAGCAGGAGGGACGTCGTGGGGGGAAACCACTGGCCTTCAGAGTAG GTCTCTCTGGTCCCCCAGGAGCTGGAAAGTCGTCCTTCATCGAGGTAGCGGGAAAGATGTTGACAGGACGTGGGCATAAAGTGGCAGTACTGGCTGTTGACCCATCTTCCTGCACTACGGGGG GGTCTCTGCTGGGTGACAAGACTCGTATGACTGAGCTCTCCAGAGATATGAACGCCTACATCAGGCCATCCCCGGCCTCGGGAACACTCGGTGGCGTCACCAGAACAACCAATGAGGCCATCGTTCTCTGTGAGGGGGCAGGATATGACATCGTCCTCGTGGAGACTGTAG GTGttggtcagtctgagtttgcagTGGCGGACATGGTTGACATGTTTGTGCTTCTTATCccgccagcagggggcgatGAACTCCAA GGTATCAAGAGGGGGATCATTGAGAGGGCTGACTTGGTGGTGGTAACAAAGTCAGATGGAGACTTGCTGGTGCCGGCCAGGAGGATCCAGGCGGAATACACCAGCGCACTTAAGCTGCTCAGGAGAAAGTCCAAGTCCTGGAACCCTAAG GTGGTGCATGCTTCCTCACACACCTCTGAGGGCATCCCAGAAGTCTGGGCCAAGATGGAGTCGTATAGGGACGCCATGCTGACCAGCGGTGAACTGCAGGGCCGGCGGAGAGACCAACAGAGAGTCTGGATGTGGAGCCTGATCCAGGAAAGCGTCCTCTGCCACTTCCAAACCCACCCGAGCGTCAGGGAGGCTCTGCCCGGCCTGGAGGAGAGGGTCACCAAGGGCGTCATCTCTCCTGGACTGGCTGCCGACCTGCTCCTCAAAGCCTTCTCTGCATCGTCGTGA